The Methanobacteriaceae archaeon DNA window ATTAAAAATATGAATTGGCTTTGAGGTTAGAGCAGATAATGCAGTAGAAATTCTAACTATAGAACCCCCACCTTCCCCCAAAGAACCATCAATCTCAATCATATTTAACTCCTCTAAGCAGATTCATGAATAAAATATAGTATGAAATAAAAAAATGAAAATATTAGTTTTTAACTAAACTATTTAAAAATTAAATTTTATCATTAAACAGATTATATTTTAGTTAAAAATTATATTTCTACATTTCTCAGAGTCATCAAGCACATTTAAAAGCAAATTTAGCGAATTTAAAATTAAATCAGTTAATTCATCTAAATCTAAAATTTTAGCATCCTTAGCAGCTAAATCAAACCTCACAGTGGGTGATGCTCCAGGCATTCCTACCGCAGGAATAGTTAAAATACCATGATCTTTAAGTAAAATCATGGCCCATACAAATGAGATATCTGAAGCAGATAAAGAAGTTTTGATACCTTTTTCCTCAATTTGTAATTTTAAAACATCAGGAGATAACATAACACCAGTAGGTGTCTCTTCAAAACCTTTGAATTTAGAATTTAAAGATTTATTAAGCTCATGTTTTTTTTCTAATGAGTTTAAAAGATTTTCAGGGTTAAAACTTTCTAAGGCCCTTACCATGCCTGCCACCAGAGGAGGTTGAGCTTCTAAGCCAAATTGATGTGCTTTAGATTTAATTTCATTCATTAAATCTTCACTTCCAGACATCAAACCTCCGCGAGGGCCATCCATAAGCTTGTCTGTACTGGTAACTACCAGATCTGCACCTAATTCAATGGCAGTGGGCTGATTAAAAATTACAGTTCTTAATCTAGCTCCAGAAGCATCATCAACCAGTACTGGGACTCCACCATCTGAAGACTTTGAATGAGATTTAGCCTTATTGATTATCTCCTTAAATTCTTCTACGTCAATAATCTGATGATCCATGGTTGATCCAGTTATAACAATTAAAGAAGTGTCATCGGGTATGAAAAAGTTTTCTAAATTGTCAAATTCAATGTAATTAGCACCTACCAGTTCACAACTACGAGGAATTGATGGATGAGATGGTAATTTTGGTAAATAATGAACTACATAACTTTCAGGTCTTACAAGAGCTAATATTGTGGCCAATATACC harbors:
- a CDS encoding TIGR03576 family pyridoxal phosphate-dependent enzyme yields the protein MIVETNIHEVKKRENSLLIIKKIIQSDGRNQIYDLTGLSGGFLLNDEDLKLLETYVGPAIFEDQLLQMGKKHLGGEKILGLNRTSSGILATILALVRPESYVVHYLPKLPSHPSIPRSCELVGANYIEFDNLENFFIPDDTSLIVITGSTMDHQIIDVEEFKEIINKAKSHSKSSDGGVPVLVDDASGARLRTVIFNQPTAIELGADLVVTSTDKLMDGPRGGLMSGSEDLMNEIKSKAHQFGLEAQPPLVAGMVRALESFNPENLLNSLEKKHELNKSLNSKFKGFEETPTGVMLSPDVLKLQIEEKGIKTSLSASDISFVWAMILLKDHGILTIPAVGMPGASPTVRFDLAAKDAKILDLDELTDLILNSLNLLLNVLDDSEKCRNIIFN